The sequence TTGCGCACAGGACGACCGCTGATCAGGCTGGAAGACGGATTCCTCAGATCCATGGGGCTGGGCCATGAGGCCATGCCCCTCAGCATTTGCGTCGACGACCTCGGTATCTATTACGACTGCACGCGAGAAAGCCGCCTGGAGCGCCTAATCCAGCGGCCACTGACGTCACAAGAGAAAAGACGCGCCCAGAAAATTCGTGAGCTGTGGCAAATCAGCAGAGTCAGCAAATACAACAACACCATTGACTCCGCAACACCTGAAACACCGTATGTGCTGGTTGTGGATCAAACCCGCGGTGATTGTTCGATCCGTTATGGGCTGGCGGATGCATCCAGCTTTCAGACAATGCTGGAGGACGCCCTCAAGCATTGGCCCAATCACACCATTCTCCTGAAAACACACCCTGATGTCACATCAGGCAAAAAGAAAGGACACTTCTCACGAAGGCAACTCAATCACCCGCGCATTCAGATCTGCTCAGATGGCGGAGGACCATCCAGACTGCTGGAGGACGCCTCCGCTGTTTATGTTGTATCGAGCCAGGTGGGCTTTGAGGCGCTGCTTTGGGGGAAACCGGTCTACACCTATGGCCTTCCGTTCTATGCCGGATGGGGGCTGACACAGGACAGATGCGAGCTGCCGGAGCGACGCACAAACAAGAACCCAGAACTCGACCAGCTGATCCACGCTGCGCTCATTGAGTATCCGCGTTACGTCAATCCAGAAACGCTGAGATCGACCGAACCAGAAGAAGTGATCACCTGGATCGCCGATCAGAAGCGCTACAGGGAAGCTTGGCCAGATCGAATTGAAGCCTTTGGCTTTACGCCCTGGAAAGCCCGTCAACTGAGGCGATTCATTCCCCGCTATCAGCATCAAACGCTGCGCTTTCGGCGGAAGGGCGGCACACCGAGTGCAGATTGCCAAGCCGCCATCTGCTGGGGTGCTTCCACGCCAAAAGCGCTCGAGAGGTCAAAGATCCCCCTAATCCGCGTCGAAGACGGCTTCATCCGATCACGGGGCCTCGGAGCGAACCTCGTGGAGGCGCAGAGCTGGATCTTCGATCAACAAGGCCTCCACTATGACGGCAGTCGAGCCAGCGGCCTCGAGACCGCCCTGCTGTGCGCGAAACCGTTAAGCGACTCAAAGCAGCAACGCATTCGCAAACTTCTCACCAGGATTCAGCAACAGAAGATCAGCAAATACAATCTCAGCGGTAAAGAGTGGAGCCCACCGCCACAAGCGGTTGGCCGAGAAGTCATTGTCGTTCTCGGCCAGGTGGAAGATGATGCGTCAATCCGAATGGGGATTCCACGAGAGACATCTGTTCATTCCAATCGCGCCTTACTGGTCGCCGCCAGAAACGAGCATCCACAAGCTTGGCTGATTTACAAGCCACACCCAGATGTTTGCGCAGGGATGAGACGACAACAACGCTTGGAGTGCCTGTGGGATGAACTCGCCGATGAAACCTGTATTCACTCCCTACTGCGACAATCCGATGAAGTCTGCGTGATGACATCATTAGGCGGCTTTGAAGCTGCACTTCAAGGAGTGCAAGTGAGAACCTGGGGCGTTCCGTTCTATGCCGGCTGGGGATTCACGATCGATATGCTCGAACAACATCCCTGGCTCCAACGACGCGCCCATCAAAAGCTGAACCTAGAGACCTTTGCCTATACCTGCCTGATTGACTATCCAACCTATGTGAGCCACAGAAGCCTCAGTCCTACGAGCCCTGAGCGGGTGATCGAGGAAATTCAGGTGGCCACAGCCCAACCAGGAGAAGCACAACTGAATGCGGAGCAATGGCTCTTCCGCTGGTGGGGAGCACTCAAGAGCAAGCTGCCCAGACCCGTATTCTCAACACGAGACTTGTGATAAAGTTACAAAGATTTTAGGACGGGCTCTTGGCCTCTACGAGGGTCATTGACATTGAAGGACCGGTACTGTTCCTAATGGGGCCGATTGGGTCCTTCTTTTCAAGACTTGCCAAGCACCTGGAGAGCCAAGGCGTTCAGGTCTACAAGCTATCGCTACCGCTACGCGAACCTGGCTTCAGAAATGACCAGAAGATTAGATTTGCTGGAGATTTTGATGTTCAGTTCAAAGACTTTCTAGCCAAGGTCATTGAGGAAAAGCAAATTCACCATATTTTCATGTATGGCGACTTTATCTGGCCCCACCGGATTGCCATTGAACTGACGAGAGAACAAAACAACAAAGGTCGTCAACTGGAGAGCTGGGTCTTTGAACTTGGATATCTACGACCCAACTATGTGACTCTAGAACCCAATCGCGTGAATTGCAGGAGCAATCTCAATCAACCTGCCAGTTTCTACCGTGAGCTGCCTCCTGTAGAGACTCTGCCTGAAGCAAAACGCGAAGCTGGTCTTCGCTGGAGAAAAGTCTGGAAAGCTCCAACGTTCATACAGCATGCTCTGACACGCTATCGAATCTGCGAAGGGGATCACAAGCTGCAACCGAAACCCAGCTATGTGCTCGCTCAGGTGCGCGGCTTTTTTCGCAAATACATATATGCCATTTCAGAGCGTTCGATTAAGCAACAGCTGTGGAAGGGGAAACCGTTCTTTTTGGTCATTCTCCAAGTGGCAACCGATAGCCAGCTGAAGCATGGCTCTCCTTACCGAGACGTCGGCGACTTTATTGGCACGACCCTTGTCTCGTTTGCTGTTCATGCCGAGAAACATCAACGTCTGTTTATCAAACATCACCCGCGCGATCGGGGGTACAACAATTATTCACAACTGATCAAGAGGGCGTGCCAACACCTCGACATAGAAGATAGGGTTTTTTATTTTCACGACAGTCCTCTAAGCGCGATTTTCAGAAATCCAAATTGTCAGGGATGCATTCTGATTAACAGCTCGGTTGGATTCCAAGCGCTGTACCACAACATCCCCTTGAAGGCGCTGGGATCCTCTCCTTACAACTTAGAAGGATTAAGCGATCAACAAAGCCTCGATGAGTTCTGGAGTAATCCAACACCTTGCGACCGTGAGCTCTTCAAAAAGTTCTATCAATACACCATCGAAAAGACGCAGATCAATGGAAACTTTGATGGATATTTCCCATTTGACCAGACATTCCTCGTGCTGCCCAGTGCGCAGACGATTGCGCAGGCAGCCAAGACCGATCGATCTCCTCTCCATCGACCACTCACGCTGATCCAAAGACTCGGTCAACTGGGGATGGCCTATGCACACTATGCCATTCATTGGTTGGCCTATGGCCTCGGTAAGAAACAGCTAGGCCGAACGCTGTTTGAACAATCCGCACAACGGTGTCTTCACGCTCTGGGAGCAACCGTGATCATGGAGCGCTCGGATATGCGGTTCGCGAATCGAGCAGAACTACACATCGGAAACCATGAAAGCGCGTTGGACGTGCTCCTCGTGCATGGATTTTTTAAGATGCCAGCCGCCACAACAGCGCAGCTCCACCTGCGCTTTCTGCTCCCGGGCTTTCGCTACGCGACCACCAGATATGGGCATCTTCTCCTGAATTACAAGTGCCCTCAATCACGAACCTCGACCTTACGCAAAAGCAACAGCTCCCTAAAACGCAACGGTCGATTCTTCATCTTTCCAAGCGGCTCACTGAAAACAAGCATTGAAGAGAGATTCAGTAGCAGCGTTGCTTTTTTGGCCCGTGAGAATGATGCCGTTGTCTATCCATGGATCATTCGTTATCAATCCAAAGAAGCAGGCAAGATTCAACAGGAGTTCCGGAACCCGCTACGCCTACTCCTCGATCGCCTCAGCGGTGATTCTCTTCTCATTGTTTGCAGCCAAGATCAACCTATCGATAGCCGTGACTATGCAACAAACCAAGCGCTGACCGAAGCCTTGCATGCCATCTACAAAGGAAATGCCCGAAAAGAGTCGCTCAGGCGACGCGTTAGCAGGACTCATTGAAAAGTTCGTGGTGGTCTTTCTCGTAGTCGCCGCGTGGCCATCGCCGGCATTGCCGTGATGTCTTGCATCACCCTCACCGCCTGCAGGCCCTCGCAGATGCAGACGGATCCCGCCACGCTCAGCAGCATCAAGGCTGCGGTTAGCAGTTAGGTGTCGCGGATCCAGTGGCGATCACTTCTGTGATCCAGCGCTTGCCAAGCAGCTGATCGCGGATGCATCGGTAGAACGTTATCTGGTTGACCTACTCCTTCAGAGAAGCCTTCGACGAGGCGCTCAGGAGGGAATCGGGCCCCCGCTCCGGGAGCGGCCTAATCTATGTACGTGTACCGCGCGTCCGCCTGGCTCAGCGCCCACCGCCTACACCAGCAGAAGCTACGAGGCTGAAATGCGAACACCCGGCCGCATCAGAACATCCGGGATCGGCTTGAGGTAGCTGATCAGATGGAGATCAGTTGCGGCAGAAACGCTTCGGAGCACTGAGAGGGGGGGGCCAATACCACCGACCTCAACCCATAGTCGCAGGCACAACAAGAAGGCTGGTGGCACACTTTGAATCAGCCCTGCGATCCATAGGGCTTGAAGAAGCGACGTTGCGCGGGGCTAATTTGGTCTGATGAACCTGAAAAAAGCAGTTGCAGGATCTCATTGTAAGAACGAGCAACAGAGACCCCCTCATAACGGATTGAGCACAACTTCAGGTAAGGCGACAACACTCTGGGCAGCTGAAACCTCTGATCAATGCTCTTGAGATGTTGCTCAAGGGCGGCAAGAGAATCAATCTCATCAGTAATCTCCGAAGAATCTGTCGGGGTCACCTCAATAGGAAACCGTGGTGAAGGCAGCTGGAGATCCAGGCAGCCGCTGCGAAGATTTCGCTGCGCAAAAGCAAGAAACTCTGCTGTGCACCGCGTCGAGCAAGCAAACTGATTAAACGAGAGCATGCCAAACGCGCGGCTGATTCCTCGTGCTTCCGGGAGACAGACAAAGGCGCGGATCAGCTCTCCCAACCATTGCTTCCGTTGATAATCAGGCAATACAAAGGTTCGGCCAATTTCCGCATAACTGATTCCATGGGAGCCCATCACAGAGGCCAGACCGGGATAACAATGCTCGAGATAGGATTGATCAGCTGAGATGCCTTCGAAGGGGTAGCCCTGGTCTCCAACAAACAACAGCCTCTGACCGCCGATCAGGGAGTTCTCAGCAGCATTCCAAATCAGGAAATGCCAATAGAACGGATCACGCCCATCTAGTTCCAACTCAGATTGATAGCGAGGCGAAAGTTCCGCGAATGCCCGCGATCTCTGCTCACCAAGCCAAGGCAAAAGGGGGCCAACGCGCTCAGGTGGTATAAGCAGCAAGACCGTCTCTACGCTGCGTTCAAGAACACAATCTTGATACTCGCCTAACGTGAGTTGAATTTTCATTCCTCATTCCTTGGCTCAAGATAGGAGAAGAGGAGCTGCGGCTCTGACATGGTGAGCCATCCCCTGCATAGCCTGCCTCAGCCCGTGGGTCTGCTCATGGAGGGTGGAGCCCCCACCAAGGCCTATTGGCTCCAGTCGGCCCTGGAAGGCCTCGAACCGCGGCAGTGGATCGCACTCCATGGGGCCAGTGCTCCTGAGCACGAGAGGCTTCAGCACCTGGGCTCCCTGATGGTGGTTCGCCGCTTGCCTGAGCGCTGGCTTCCCAGCCTCAGGCAGCTCCGAAGGAGGGGCACGCCTGTTGTCTTGGTGCTCGATGATGCCCTTCTCGATCCAGCCGCAGTCGCTGAACAAGCCTGGCACTACCGCTGGAGACTCTGGTTTGGGCTCACGCGACACCGACACCATCTCGACCAGTTCATAAGCGACCTTTGGGTCACGACAGGCTGGTTGGTGGAGCACAGCAGGCGCAGCCTCCAAGGGCAAGACCTCCAGATTTTGCAGCTGCCCCTGCAACCGCCGCTCTCACTGCTGCATCCAGGAAGAATCCACAGAATCGCGTATCTGGGCAGCGCTTCCCACACCGAGGAATGGCGCTGGCTGCTGCCCTTACTCGAAACCCTGCAACAACGGCGCAGAGATTGCCTACTGGAGCTGGTGGTCCCGCCAGCCTGGCGCAGGCGCTTTCGCCACCTACCGCGCACGCGTCTGCTCTACCCGATGGATTGGGAGACCTACCTGCTCGACACCGGGAACCGTCAGGTGGATCTGCTGTTAACACCTTTGCTGAGCTCCCGCTTCAATCAGGGGCGCTCGCCCACCAAGTTCTTTGAGGCCGCCCGGCTGCGGGCTGCGGGTCTGTTCAGCAACCGTGCGCCCTACGCGGGCTTTGTGCGCGATGGCCAGGACGGCCTCCTGCTCGATGACACCCAAGAGAGTTGGTTGCAGGCGATTGAGCAGCTGCTGGAGAACACAGTTCAACGAAAGACCATCGCCGATTACTGCTTTCAGAGGGCTGAGAGGCTCTGTATCCGATAGAGTTTCTTCAGAATTTCTCTCCCATGATTTTTAGTTCAGGGAAGAAAACTCGCACGACCCGGATCAAGATCGCCGTTGGTCTTGGCTTAGGTGGGCTGACTGGTCTGCTCAACCTCAGGTGCCTGGCCGGCACTCTCAATAACCCCCGCTACGTTCTCGGTCCCGGCGATCGGTTGCAGGTGAAACTCTTCCAAGTGGAGGGGTTTGATAGCAGCGTGGCGGTGCTGCCCGATGGCACCGTGAGCCTGCCCAGGGTCGCCGCGATCCGTGTCTCCGGGCTGAATCTGGATCAGGCCCGCAAAGCGATCGAGAAGGCCTACGGAGCTGTGTTGAGGCGCCCCTTGGCCTATGTGGATCTGGTTGGAACGCGCCCGCTGCGGGTCAGCGTTACAGGTCAAGTGCAGCGGCCTGGGCTTTACAGCATGGGCTTGAGCGAAACCGCTCAACTGCAGAACAACAGTGGCGGCGCCTCCACGGCAGTCGCCAGCCAAGGCTGGCCCACCTTGGTGGAAGCGATTCAGAAGGCCGGAGGACTCACCGCCAGCGGAGATCTGCGCCGCGTGACTCTGATCCGCTCCGGCTATCCGGTGCGGGTTGTGAACTATTGGGAAGCGCTGCGCACAGGCGAACCGATTGAGAATCCCCTGATTTACGACGGCGACAGCATTCGGATCCCGGTGGCCGAAGGACAAAGCGAGGAAGAACTGCTGACCATTGCCAGCTCGAGTTTTGCCCCTGCATCGATCACAGTGAACGTGGTGGGCGAGGTGGAAAAACCTGGGCCACAGCAAATCCGTGCCAACAGTCCCTTGAGCCAGGCCGTGCTCTCAGCCGGTGGGGTCAGCCGTCGCGGCAATCGCAACACGGTGGAACTGCTGCGGCTGCTGCCGAACGGCACCGTGGAGGGCAAAAAACTGGCCTACAAGCCCCAAGCCCCCTTGGGTGATCCCAACAATCCCCCTCTGCGCGATGGGGATGTGGTGGTAGTTGATCGCCACCTCTGGGCCAAAACCACCGATGGGCTGAAATCTGCCGTCGAGCCCCTCGGTCCTGTGCTCAATGCCGCCTCGATCTTCCGGCTGTTTGCGCTCTGATCGATGGACGATCTGTGGACTCAGGTGAGCCATTCCTATTCTCTGCCCGCGGTGAGCTGGGAGCAGCTGCTGCAGCTACCGCTGGAGAGCCTGGGTCTGCAACCCGTGGCTGAGCAAGGCTGGATCTATCCCAGCCGACCTTATGCCTTGGCGGGGTACACCATTCAGCCGCGCCTCTTCTGCAGCGTGAGCCGTAGTTTGCAGCACCTTGAGGTCTCGATTAATAAAATCACGGTGCATGGCCTGCCCCAACTTGGAGATGGCTTGAAGCTCTCAGGAGCGATCCGTTTCTCAGAGCAGTCTTCGCACACCCGGGTCGAGCAATCGCTGGGGGCATCCACCAGCAGCACATCCCTGCTCGCGGTGGTGCCCAGGTCTCTGCTGAAGCCTCTGATTCAGAAGGCCCTATTGGCCTCCCATCAACGCATGAGCCGCACGTTGCAACGACGGCTGAGTCAAGCGTTGGGGGTCCAGTGATGGCAC is a genomic window of Synechococcus sp. A10-1-5-1 containing:
- a CDS encoding GNAT family N-acetyltransferase yields the protein MKIQLTLGEYQDCVLERSVETVLLLIPPERVGPLLPWLGEQRSRAFAELSPRYQSELELDGRDPFYWHFLIWNAAENSLIGGQRLLFVGDQGYPFEGISADQSYLEHCYPGLASVMGSHGISYAEIGRTFVLPDYQRKQWLGELIRAFVCLPEARGISRAFGMLSFNQFACSTRCTAEFLAFAQRNLRSGCLDLQLPSPRFPIEVTPTDSSEITDEIDSLAALEQHLKSIDQRFQLPRVLSPYLKLCSIRYEGVSVARSYNEILQLLFSGSSDQISPAQRRFFKPYGSQG
- a CDS encoding SLBB domain-containing protein, translated to MIFSSGKKTRTTRIKIAVGLGLGGLTGLLNLRCLAGTLNNPRYVLGPGDRLQVKLFQVEGFDSSVAVLPDGTVSLPRVAAIRVSGLNLDQARKAIEKAYGAVLRRPLAYVDLVGTRPLRVSVTGQVQRPGLYSMGLSETAQLQNNSGGASTAVASQGWPTLVEAIQKAGGLTASGDLRRVTLIRSGYPVRVVNYWEALRTGEPIENPLIYDGDSIRIPVAEGQSEEELLTIASSSFAPASITVNVVGEVEKPGPQQIRANSPLSQAVLSAGGVSRRGNRNTVELLRLLPNGTVEGKKLAYKPQAPLGDPNNPPLRDGDVVVVDRHLWAKTTDGLKSAVEPLGPVLNAASIFRLFAL
- a CDS encoding DUF1997 domain-containing protein; amino-acid sequence: MDDLWTQVSHSYSLPAVSWEQLLQLPLESLGLQPVAEQGWIYPSRPYALAGYTIQPRLFCSVSRSLQHLEVSINKITVHGLPQLGDGLKLSGAIRFSEQSSHTRVEQSLGASTSSTSLLAVVPRSLLKPLIQKALLASHQRMSRTLQRRLSQALGVQ
- a CDS encoding 1-acyl-sn-glycerol-3-phosphate acyltransferase, with protein sequence MGPIGSFFSRLAKHLESQGVQVYKLSLPLREPGFRNDQKIRFAGDFDVQFKDFLAKVIEEKQIHHIFMYGDFIWPHRIAIELTREQNNKGRQLESWVFELGYLRPNYVTLEPNRVNCRSNLNQPASFYRELPPVETLPEAKREAGLRWRKVWKAPTFIQHALTRYRICEGDHKLQPKPSYVLAQVRGFFRKYIYAISERSIKQQLWKGKPFFLVILQVATDSQLKHGSPYRDVGDFIGTTLVSFAVHAEKHQRLFIKHHPRDRGYNNYSQLIKRACQHLDIEDRVFYFHDSPLSAIFRNPNCQGCILINSSVGFQALYHNIPLKALGSSPYNLEGLSDQQSLDEFWSNPTPCDRELFKKFYQYTIEKTQINGNFDGYFPFDQTFLVLPSAQTIAQAAKTDRSPLHRPLTLIQRLGQLGMAYAHYAIHWLAYGLGKKQLGRTLFEQSAQRCLHALGATVIMERSDMRFANRAELHIGNHESALDVLLVHGFFKMPAATTAQLHLRFLLPGFRYATTRYGHLLLNYKCPQSRTSTLRKSNSSLKRNGRFFIFPSGSLKTSIEERFSSSVAFLARENDAVVYPWIIRYQSKEAGKIQQEFRNPLRLLLDRLSGDSLLIVCSQDQPIDSRDYATNQALTEALHAIYKGNARKESLRRRVSRTH
- a CDS encoding capsular polysaccharide biosynthesis protein, with amino-acid sequence MRQSIAERYIQRFSLSRECLYVWGRKPSAKRVERRSLRTGRPLIRLEDGFLRSMGLGHEAMPLSICVDDLGIYYDCTRESRLERLIQRPLTSQEKRRAQKIRELWQISRVSKYNNTIDSATPETPYVLVVDQTRGDCSIRYGLADASSFQTMLEDALKHWPNHTILLKTHPDVTSGKKKGHFSRRQLNHPRIQICSDGGGPSRLLEDASAVYVVSSQVGFEALLWGKPVYTYGLPFYAGWGLTQDRCELPERRTNKNPELDQLIHAALIEYPRYVNPETLRSTEPEEVITWIADQKRYREAWPDRIEAFGFTPWKARQLRRFIPRYQHQTLRFRRKGGTPSADCQAAICWGASTPKALERSKIPLIRVEDGFIRSRGLGANLVEAQSWIFDQQGLHYDGSRASGLETALLCAKPLSDSKQQRIRKLLTRIQQQKISKYNLSGKEWSPPPQAVGREVIVVLGQVEDDASIRMGIPRETSVHSNRALLVAARNEHPQAWLIYKPHPDVCAGMRRQQRLECLWDELADETCIHSLLRQSDEVCVMTSLGGFEAALQGVQVRTWGVPFYAGWGFTIDMLEQHPWLQRRAHQKLNLETFAYTCLIDYPTYVSHRSLSPTSPERVIEEIQVATAQPGEAQLNAEQWLFRWWGALKSKLPRPVFSTRDL